A region from the Peromyscus leucopus breed LL Stock chromosome 9, UCI_PerLeu_2.1, whole genome shotgun sequence genome encodes:
- the Socs4 gene encoding suppressor of cytokine signaling 4 codes for MAENNSKNVDVRPKTGRSRSADGKDGYVWSGRKLSWSRKRESCSESETVCPGEKAEAPGRGREREHSCSSIQLDLDHSCGHRFLGRSLKQKLQDAVGQCFPIMNCSSRHSSGLPSKRKIHISELMLDKCPFPPRSDLAFRWHFIKRHTVPVSPNSDEWVSTDLSESKVRDAQLKRRNIEEDIPCFSQTSVQPCVGTTSSASCRGGHITGSMMNLVTNNSIEDSDMDSEDEIITLCTSSRKRNKPRWEMDDEILQLESPPKHHTQIDYVHCLVPDLLQISNNPCYWGVMDKYAAEALLEGKPEGTFLLRDSAQEDYLFSVSFRRYSRSLHARIEQWNHNFSFDAHDPCVFHSPDITGLLEHYKDPSACMFFEPLLSTPLIRTFPFSLQHICRTVICNCTTYDGIDALPVPSPMKLYLKEYHYKSKVRLLRIDVPEQQ; via the coding sequence ATGGCTGAAAACAATAGTAAAAACGTAGATGTGCGGCCGAAAACAGGCCGGAGTAGAAGTGCTGATGGAAAGGATGGCTATGTGTGGAGCGGAAGGAAGTTATCTTGGTCCAGAAAGAGGGAGAGCTGTTCTGAGTCGGAAACCGTGTGTCCTGGAGAGAAGGCTGAAGCTCCCGGAAGGGGCCGAGAGAGGGAACACAGCTGCTCGTCCATTCAGCTGGACCTGGACCACTCCTGTGGGCACAGATTTTTAGGCCGATCCCTTAAACAGAAACTGCAAGATGCGGTGGGCCAGTGTTTTCCAATAATGAATTGTAGTAGTCGGCACTCTTCAGGGCTTCcatctaaaagaaaaattcatatcAGTGAACTCATGCTAGATAAGTGCCCTTTCCCACCTCGATCGGATTTAGCCTTTAGGTGGCATTTTATTAAACGACATACTGTTCCTGTAAGTCCAAATTCAGATGAATGGGTGAGCACAGACTTATCTGAGAGTAAAGTGAGGGATGCCCAGCTAAAGCGAAGAAACATAGAAGAAGACATACCCTGTTTCTCGCAGACCAGTGTTCAGCCCTGTGTCGGAACTACCAGCAGTGCTTCATGTAGAGGTGGTCACATTACTGGCTCTATGATGAACTTGGTCACAAATAACAGCATAGAAGATAGTGATATGGATTCAGAGGATGAAATTATAACACTGTGCACAAgctccagaaaaagaaacaagcccAGGTGGGAAATGGATGATGAAATCCTGCAGTTGGAGTCCCCTCCCAAGCACCACACCCAGATTGATTACGTTCACTGCCTTGTACCAGACCTCCTTCAGATCAGTAACAATCCATGCTACTGGGGTGTTATGGATAAATATGCAGCCGAAGCTCTGTTAGAAGGAAAGCCAGAGGGCACCTTTTTACTTCGAGACTCAGCACAGGAAGATTATTTATTCTCCGTTAGTTTTAGACGCTATAGTCGTTCTCTTCACGCGAGAATTGAACAGTGGAATCACAACTTTAGCTTTGATGCCCATGATCCGTGTGTCTTCCATTCTCCCGACATTACTGGGCTCCTAGAACATTATAAGGACCCCAGCGCCTGTATGTTCTTTGAACCACTTCTGTCCACTCCGTTAATCCGGACCTTCCCCTTTTCCTTGCAGCACATTTGCAGAACAGTCATCTGTAATTGTACAACTTACGATGGCATTGATGCCCTGCCAGTTCCTTCTCCTATGAAATTGTATCTGAAGGAATACCATTATAAATCGAAAGTTAGGTTACTCAGGATTGATGTGCCAGAGCAACAATGA